The Littorina saxatilis isolate snail1 linkage group LG15, US_GU_Lsax_2.0, whole genome shotgun sequence genome contains a region encoding:
- the LOC138949034 gene encoding mitochondrial-processing peptidase subunit alpha-like: MATRIGSRMVQQGCRRISRNAERRQFSSASTGEQEITSVSLAEPVSWIPVPKYAAPSDLKQETHVTVLENGLRVASENKFGQFCTVGVLIDSGSRYEVAHPSGISHFLEKLAFGSTTKFKRRDLILQELEKLGGICDCQGSRDTLVYAASAETRGLDDVLDILSDVSLRPIITPEELEDTRMAIAFELESLNMRPDPEPLLMELIHAAAFRDNTLGLPKICPQDNLNAINQKTLYGYLKSVHIPQRMVVAGVGMEHETLVELCQRHFVQEKSAIWEEKKEFAGVAKPVDKSIAQYTGGLISIEKDLSNVSLGPTPMPELAHVVVGLESCSHGDPDFIAFCVLNMMMGGGGSFSAGGPGKGMYTRLYLNVLNKYHWMFNATAYNHAYSDTGLFCIHASAHPSKLRELTEVVVRELAFTAGIVYSDELARAKRQLQSMLLMNLESRPVVFEDIGRQVLASGKRLQPSYYYNEIGKITENDIQRVANRMLKTKPAVAAYGSLDQLPRYSDIEAALNNKDGRMPRRFQLFR; this comes from the exons ATGGCGACTCGCATCGGCAGTCGCATGGTACAGCAAGGTTGCAGACGAATTTCAAG AAATGCTGAAAGACGGCAGTTTTCTAGTGCAAGCACAGGGGAGCAAGAGATCACCTCGGTATCACTAGCGGAACCTGTCAGCTGGATTCCAGTGCCTAAATATGCCGCACCCAGTGACCTTAAGCAAGAGACGCATGTCACCGTGTTGGAAAATGGTCTGCGTGTAGCTTCAGAAAACAAGTTTGGCCAATTTTGCACTGTTGGAG TGCTGATTGACTCTGGTTCCCGGTATGAGGTGGCACATCCCAGTGGCATCTCTCATTTCTTGGAGAAGTTAGCCTTCGGT tcaacaacaaaattcaaacGTCGAGACCTGATTCTTCAGGAGCTAGAGAAGCTTGGTGGTATCTGTGACTGCCAGGGATCCAG GGACACGTTGGTGTATGCTGCATCAGCTGAAACAAGAGGTCTGGACGATGTGTTGGACATTCTGTCTGATGTTTCATTACGCCCTATCATCACACCTGAAGAG CTGGAAGACACTCGCATGGCCATAGCCTTTGAGTTAGAGAGTTTGAACATGCGACCTGACCCGGAACCTCTCTTGATGGAGTTGATCCATGCA GCAGCATTCAGAGACAACACACTGGGGCTGCCCAAAATCTGCCCACAAGATAATCTCAACGCCATCAACCAGAAAACGCTATACGGCTACCTGAAGAGCGTCCACATACCACAGCGCATGGTGGTGGCCGGTGTGGGAATGGAGCACGAGACTCTGGTGGAACTTTGTCAGCGACACTTCGTACAGGAAAAGAGCGCCATCTGGGAGGAGAAAAAGGAATTCGCCGGAGTAGCGAAACCTGTCGACAAGTCCATTGCTCAGTACACCGGTGGACTCATTTCT ATTGAAAAAGACCTGTCCAACGTCAGCCTGGGACCGACACCCATGCCCGAGCTGGCTCACGTGGTGGTGGGCTTGGAGAGTTGTTCCCACGGCGACCCCGACTTCATCGCTTTCTGTGTTCTGAACATGATGAtgggtggaggggggtccttctCTGCTGGAGGGCCCGGCAAGGGCATGTACACCCGGCTCTACCTTAACGTCCTCAACAA GTATCACTGGATGTTCAATGCCACAGCCTACAACCATGCTTACTCAGACACAGGGCTCTTCTGCATTCATGCTAGTGCCCACCCATCTAAG TTAAGAGAACTGACGGAGGTGGTTGTCCGGGAGCTGGCCTTCACAGCTGGCATTGTTTACTCT GATGAGCTTGCGAGGGCGAAGAGACAACTGCAGTCAATGCTACTGATGAATCTTGAGTCACGGCCTGTGGTGTTTGAGGACATTGGTCGTCAGGTGCTGGCCTCTGGCAAACGACTACAGCCATCCTACTACTACAATGAGATTG GCAAAATTACAGAAAACGACATCCAGAGAGTGGCCAACCGTATGTTGAAGACCAAACCAGCTGTTGCTGCCTACGGCAGTTTAGATCAACTTCCTCGCTACTCGGACATTGAAGCTGCCCTCAACAACAAGGATGGTCGCATGCCTCGGCGCTTTCAACTTTTTCGATGA